A genomic stretch from Methylorubrum extorquens includes:
- a CDS encoding protein of unknown function; putative exported protein (Evidence 5 : Unknown function), giving the protein MRAIYVFLLALSLATGAFWATMLISPPKTRAAPTALADTWVIKKDQPPIADDYDPEF; this is encoded by the coding sequence ATGCGTGCTATCTACGTGTTCCTGCTTGCGCTTTCCCTCGCCACTGGGGCGTTCTGGGCAACGATGCTCATCAGCCCACCGAAGACGAGAGCGGCACCGACTGCCTTAGCCGATACGTGGGTGATCAAGAAGGATCAGCCGCCGATTGCGGACGACTACGATCCAGAGTTCTGA
- a CDS encoding protein of unknown function (Evidence 5 : Unknown function) codes for MSGIPISWFVIDTAPDGQRPRPTQWVRPISLRIASVTAALIVKALGLDLRTRAAHMPGQMPSVRLMPAFTLTAAG; via the coding sequence TTGAGCGGTATCCCCATCTCCTGGTTCGTTATTGACACGGCCCCTGATGGTCAGAGACCGCGCCCAACTCAATGGGTGCGACCCATCTCGCTGCGCATCGCTTCCGTGACCGCCGCTCTCATCGTCAAAGCGCTCGGATTAGATCTTCGCACGCGCGCCGCTCACATGCCGGGGCAGATGCCCTCGGTGCGATTGATGCCGGCTTTCACCTTAACCGCTGCCGGCTGA
- a CDS encoding conserved protein of unknown function (Evidence 4 : Unknown function but conserved in other organisms), whose translation MAATPREIRLTEERRRLDVIWEDGTASRLTAATLRAHSRSAETVRAGIDGLPPALPHDIAITDVVPVGAYAVNLVFSDGHDRGIFPWSYLRALGDDTSPCAADRAAA comes from the coding sequence ATGGCGGCGACCCCGCGCGAGATCAGGCTGACGGAAGAGCGCCGGCGCCTCGACGTGATCTGGGAGGATGGCACGGCCTCCCGCCTCACGGCCGCGACGCTTCGTGCCCACAGCCGCAGCGCCGAGACCGTGCGTGCCGGGATTGACGGGCTCCCCCCCGCGCTGCCGCACGACATCGCGATCACCGACGTCGTGCCGGTCGGCGCCTACGCTGTGAACCTCGTCTTCTCCGACGGGCACGACCGCGGGATCTTCCCCTGGTCCTACCTGCGCGCGCTCGGCGACGACACGAGCCCGTGCGCGGCCGACCGCGCGGCAGCGTGA
- a CDS encoding putative Succinate dehydrogenase flavoprotein subunit (Evidence 3 : Putative function from multiple computational evidences; Product type e : enzyme), with the protein MSAAQDAIQDATSEVACDVLVIGGGTAGPMAALKAKLRNPAARVILLEKANVKRSGAISMGMDGLNNAVIPGYATPEQYTKEITIANDGICDQAPVYKYAENCFEIIQELDRFGIRFQRDGNGDYDVKKVHHLGTYVLPMPNGDTVKKALYRQLRKAQVLISNRFMATRLLNAPDGAVAGAVAVNTRTAEFLVIRAKAVILCLGAAGRLGLPHSGYLWGTYENAANSGDGYSMAYHAGAGLANLECFQINPLIKDYNGPACAYVAGPFGAYTANSEGNRFIECDYWSGQMMQEFYNELSSGKGPVFLKLDHLHADTVSEIETILHKVERPSRGRFHENRGTDYRHRMVEMHISEVGFCSGHSASGVFVDEFARTTVPGLYSAGDMANVPHNYMLGAFTNGAVAGEHAIDHAGAIDLPEIDAEAVARERERVLAPTRRADGIPPNQIEYKTRRFVNDYLQPPKVTAKMEIGQRRFAEIREDLETRMVARDSHELMRALEASSILDCAEMAAHASLYRTESRWGLYHNRTDYPEKNDAEWFCHTILRKVEGRMVSEKRPITPYIVPIEADERGAYDRQRVRKQA; encoded by the coding sequence ATGAGCGCAGCGCAAGACGCGATTCAGGACGCGACCTCGGAGGTCGCCTGCGACGTGCTGGTGATCGGCGGCGGCACCGCCGGGCCGATGGCGGCGCTGAAGGCCAAGCTGCGCAACCCGGCGGCCCGGGTGATCTTGCTGGAGAAAGCCAACGTCAAGCGCTCGGGCGCGATCAGCATGGGCATGGACGGGCTCAACAACGCCGTCATTCCCGGCTACGCCACGCCGGAGCAGTACACCAAGGAAATCACCATCGCGAACGACGGCATCTGCGATCAGGCGCCGGTCTACAAATATGCCGAAAACTGCTTCGAGATCATCCAGGAACTCGACCGTTTCGGCATCCGCTTCCAGCGCGACGGCAACGGCGATTACGACGTCAAGAAGGTGCATCATCTCGGCACCTACGTGCTGCCGATGCCCAACGGCGACACCGTCAAGAAGGCGCTCTACCGGCAATTGCGCAAGGCGCAGGTGCTGATCTCGAACCGCTTCATGGCGACCCGGCTTCTCAACGCGCCCGACGGCGCGGTGGCCGGGGCAGTGGCGGTCAATACCCGCACCGCCGAGTTCCTGGTGATCCGCGCCAAGGCGGTGATCCTCTGCCTCGGGGCGGCCGGGCGGCTCGGCCTGCCGCATTCGGGCTATCTGTGGGGCACCTACGAGAACGCCGCCAATTCCGGCGACGGCTATTCGATGGCCTACCACGCGGGGGCCGGGCTCGCGAACCTCGAATGCTTTCAGATCAACCCGCTGATCAAGGACTATAACGGCCCCGCCTGCGCCTACGTCGCCGGGCCGTTCGGCGCCTATACAGCCAACAGCGAGGGCAACCGCTTCATCGAGTGCGACTACTGGTCGGGCCAGATGATGCAGGAATTCTACAACGAACTCTCGAGCGGCAAGGGCCCGGTCTTCCTCAAGCTCGACCATCTCCACGCCGACACGGTCTCGGAGATCGAGACGATCCTGCACAAGGTCGAGCGGCCCTCGCGCGGACGCTTCCACGAGAACCGCGGTACCGATTACCGCCACCGTATGGTCGAGATGCACATCTCGGAGGTGGGTTTCTGCTCCGGCCACAGCGCGTCGGGCGTGTTCGTCGACGAATTCGCCCGCACCACCGTGCCGGGCCTGTACTCGGCCGGCGACATGGCCAACGTCCCCCACAACTACATGCTCGGCGCCTTCACCAACGGGGCGGTGGCGGGTGAGCACGCGATCGACCATGCGGGCGCGATCGACCTGCCTGAGATCGATGCCGAGGCGGTGGCGCGCGAGCGCGAGCGGGTGCTGGCGCCGACGCGGCGCGCGGACGGCATTCCCCCGAACCAGATCGAGTACAAGACCCGCCGCTTCGTCAACGACTACCTGCAGCCGCCCAAGGTCACGGCGAAGATGGAGATCGGGCAGCGGCGCTTTGCCGAGATCCGCGAGGATCTGGAGACGCGGATGGTCGCCCGCGACAGCCACGAGCTGATGCGGGCGCTGGAGGCGTCCTCGATCCTCGACTGCGCCGAGATGGCCGCCCACGCCTCGCTCTACCGCACCGAGAGCCGCTGGGGCCTCTACCACAACCGCACAGACTACCCCGAGAAGAACGACGCGGAGTGGTTCTGCCACACGATCCTGCGGAAGGTGGAGGGCCGCATGGTCAGCGAGAAGCGGCCGATCACGCCGTACATCGTGCCGATCGAGGCGGACGAGCGCGGCGCCTACGACCGCCAGCGTGTCCGCAAGCAGGCTTGA
- a CDS encoding putative ferredoxin (Evidence 3 : Putative function from multiple computational evidences; Product type e : enzyme), with product MPLAHQPSAVPVTVDPEKCIADKGCTVCVDVCPLDVLRISDLTGKAYMKYDECWYCMPCETDCPTGAVTVQIPYLLR from the coding sequence ATGCCCCTCGCCCACCAGCCCAGTGCGGTCCCGGTCACCGTGGACCCGGAAAAATGCATCGCCGACAAGGGCTGCACGGTCTGCGTCGATGTCTGCCCCCTCGACGTCCTGCGGATCAGCGACCTCACCGGCAAGGCCTACATGAAGTACGACGAGTGCTGGTACTGCATGCCCTGCGAGACCGACTGCCCGACCGGCGCCGTCACCGTCCAGATCCCCTACCTGCTGCGGTGA
- a CDS encoding conserved protein of unknown function; putative HEAT-like repeat protein (Evidence 4 : Unknown function but conserved in other organisms) has protein sequence MPITDPFEDFGEVAEIARGLDDADPAVRRVAVLALAETADPEAVPPLARAAADPDPDVRRQAALSLGGFDGPETAAALAGALTDPDRSVATAAAESLTELKDARAGDPLLPLAGHGDAFVRAAALRALRGLRLPAALGPAVAALGDPEPAVRAQGVGVIAYLKREEALPSLIAATRDADAEVRRAAVGGLAFARHASAVEAIAAALHDAEWSVRETAAEALGRAGTAEGAEASGEVLIAALGDATWQVRQKALRSLGRLRFRRAVPTVLAALSEEMASLRKEAAAALGEIADPAAQAGLEGIANDPDPDVRKTARWALARLAA, from the coding sequence ATGCCCATCACCGATCCGTTCGAGGATTTTGGCGAAGTTGCCGAGATCGCCCGCGGCCTCGACGATGCCGACCCGGCGGTGCGCCGCGTCGCGGTCCTCGCGCTCGCCGAGACCGCCGACCCGGAGGCCGTGCCCCCGCTCGCCCGGGCCGCCGCCGATCCCGATCCGGACGTGCGGCGGCAGGCGGCCCTCTCGCTCGGCGGCTTCGACGGACCCGAGACGGCGGCGGCGCTGGCGGGCGCGCTCACCGATCCCGACCGTTCGGTCGCGACGGCGGCGGCCGAGAGCCTGACGGAGTTGAAGGATGCCCGCGCCGGCGATCCGCTGCTGCCGCTCGCCGGGCACGGCGATGCCTTCGTGCGGGCGGCGGCCCTGCGGGCGCTTCGGGGGCTGAGGCTGCCCGCCGCGCTCGGGCCCGCGGTTGCGGCGCTCGGCGATCCGGAGCCGGCGGTGCGGGCGCAGGGCGTCGGCGTCATCGCCTACCTGAAGCGGGAGGAGGCGCTGCCCTCGCTCATCGCCGCGACCCGCGACGCGGATGCCGAGGTGCGCCGCGCCGCGGTCGGCGGCCTCGCCTTCGCCCGCCACGCCAGCGCCGTCGAGGCGATCGCGGCAGCCCTGCACGACGCCGAGTGGAGCGTGCGCGAGACCGCCGCCGAGGCCCTTGGACGGGCCGGGACGGCCGAAGGTGCCGAAGCGAGCGGCGAGGTGCTGATCGCGGCGCTCGGCGACGCCACATGGCAGGTTCGCCAGAAGGCCCTGCGCAGCCTCGGGCGGCTCAGGTTCCGCCGCGCCGTGCCGACGGTGCTGGCGGCGTTGTCTGAGGAGATGGCGTCCCTGCGCAAGGAGGCGGCGGCCGCGCTCGGCGAGATCGCCGACCCGGCCGCGCAAGCGGGTCTGGAGGGCATCGCGAACGATCCCGATCCGGACGTGCGCAAGACCGCGCGCTGGGCGCTGGCGCGGCTGGCGGCGTAG
- a CDS encoding putative transcriptional regulator, Crp/Fnr family (Evidence 3 : Putative function from multiple computational evidences; Product type r : regulator), which translates to MSSAPLALSEPRRPAPLIASALFLSETVEGLDDGAGFLDGLTPAESARVRAAGRTVSLAPGESVFTQGAPHEGIFLIEEGRVRVFYSGPSGRQVTLAYWTPGHFIGGPSIYGGGCHQWSGVAIEPVRVTVLSSATLRGLIRQMPGFALCLIAALEAKGRCYTAMAQMLGTRSVIERLAQLLLNLGDLYGTPENGTVIIRRRITHDELAALVGSTRQWVTMMLKRFQREGIVSVDATHIRLVRPGRLQEIVLTEG; encoded by the coding sequence ATGTCGTCGGCACCGCTCGCCCTGTCCGAACCCCGCCGTCCGGCGCCCCTGATCGCCAGTGCGCTGTTCCTCAGCGAGACGGTCGAGGGGCTCGACGACGGAGCGGGCTTCCTCGACGGGCTCACCCCCGCCGAGAGCGCTCGGGTGCGCGCCGCCGGCCGCACGGTGAGCCTCGCGCCCGGCGAGAGCGTCTTTACCCAAGGGGCGCCGCACGAGGGCATCTTCCTGATCGAGGAGGGGCGGGTCCGGGTGTTCTATTCGGGGCCGTCGGGCCGGCAGGTGACGCTGGCCTACTGGACGCCGGGCCACTTCATCGGCGGCCCGAGCATCTATGGCGGCGGCTGCCATCAATGGTCGGGCGTGGCGATCGAGCCGGTGCGCGTCACCGTGCTGTCGAGCGCGACCCTGCGCGGGCTGATCCGCCAGATGCCGGGCTTCGCGCTCTGCCTCATCGCCGCGCTGGAGGCCAAGGGGCGCTGCTACACCGCCATGGCGCAGATGCTCGGCACACGCTCGGTGATCGAGCGGCTGGCGCAGCTTCTTCTCAATCTCGGCGACCTCTACGGGACCCCTGAGAACGGCACGGTGATCATCCGCCGCCGCATCACCCACGACGAACTCGCGGCCCTCGTCGGCTCGACCCGGCAATGGGTGACGATGATGCTCAAGCGGTTCCAGCGCGAGGGCATCGTGTCCGTCGATGCGACGCATATCCGCCTGGTTCGGCCCGGGCGGCTGCAGGAGATCGTCCTGACCGAGGGGTGA
- a CDS encoding ABC family transporter, periplasmic protein (Evidence 2b : Function from indirect experimental evidences (e.g. phenotypes); Product type t : transporter): MTQHIPLTRRLAALLLTATVLGAAGSGAARSETIRVAVGTQDTTINCATGGLLIRELKLLEKFLPRDGRYKDATYDIQWRNFTSGAPLTNEMVAGKLDLGAMADFPGSLNGHAFAKAGRRSLFISVLSGSLHGSGNGVVVPKESPVQSFAELKGKTISVPFASTAHGLLLRAVKAQGWEPGRDVTIITQAPEVAGAALLANKIEAHADFVPFAELFPWRGFARKIYDGAQADAPTFHGALADADYAEKYPEIVTAYLRAALEADRLIAAEPEKYSELIERVTGIEAEVAYLFHGPLGLQTRDVTWKPAYRQAVKTSFETLKLLKKADSDIDLDRFVDDRFIRAAAAQAGLDYEARLRDEAPLPLAAQDSATGKPITDPSRVAQLWIRGEDKVRPYASPEAAFAALAELEGQGREARAVYAQDRGNGIKLFATQAWYVRDAQGHLSAFLLKGDAQAHAAAKGGDVLDFAAARSGHARLSAR, from the coding sequence GTGACACAGCATATCCCGCTCACCCGCCGCCTCGCAGCGCTCCTCCTGACCGCCACGGTACTCGGCGCGGCGGGCTCCGGGGCAGCCCGGTCCGAGACGATCCGGGTCGCCGTCGGCACGCAGGACACCACGATCAATTGCGCCACCGGCGGCCTGCTGATCCGCGAGTTGAAGCTCCTAGAGAAGTTCCTGCCCCGCGACGGGCGCTACAAGGACGCGACCTACGACATCCAGTGGCGCAACTTCACCAGCGGCGCGCCGCTCACCAACGAGATGGTGGCGGGCAAGCTCGATCTCGGGGCGATGGCCGACTTTCCCGGCTCGCTCAACGGCCACGCCTTCGCCAAGGCCGGGCGCCGCTCGCTGTTCATCTCGGTGCTCTCGGGCAGCCTGCACGGCAGCGGCAACGGCGTCGTCGTGCCGAAGGAATCCCCCGTGCAGTCGTTCGCCGAACTCAAGGGCAAGACGATCTCGGTGCCGTTCGCCTCGACCGCGCACGGGCTGCTCTTGCGGGCGGTGAAGGCGCAGGGATGGGAGCCCGGCCGCGACGTCACCATCATCACCCAGGCCCCGGAGGTGGCGGGCGCCGCGCTGCTCGCCAACAAGATCGAGGCACATGCCGACTTCGTGCCCTTCGCCGAGCTGTTCCCCTGGCGCGGCTTCGCCCGCAAGATCTACGATGGCGCCCAGGCCGACGCCCCGACCTTCCACGGCGCGCTCGCCGATGCCGACTATGCCGAGAAGTACCCGGAGATCGTTACCGCCTACCTGCGCGCGGCACTCGAAGCGGACCGGTTGATCGCCGCCGAGCCGGAAAAGTATTCCGAACTCATCGAGCGGGTGACGGGGATCGAGGCGGAGGTCGCCTACCTGTTCCACGGGCCGCTCGGCCTGCAGACCCGCGACGTGACCTGGAAGCCGGCCTACCGGCAGGCGGTAAAGACCTCCTTCGAGACGCTCAAGCTGCTGAAGAAGGCCGATTCCGACATCGACCTCGACCGCTTCGTCGATGACCGCTTCATCCGCGCGGCGGCGGCGCAGGCCGGTCTCGACTACGAGGCGCGGCTCAGGGACGAGGCGCCGCTGCCGCTCGCCGCGCAGGACAGCGCAACGGGCAAGCCGATCACTGATCCGTCCCGCGTGGCGCAACTCTGGATCCGCGGCGAGGACAAGGTCCGCCCCTACGCCTCGCCGGAAGCGGCGTTCGCGGCGCTCGCCGAGCTGGAAGGCCAGGGGCGCGAGGCCCGCGCCGTCTACGCCCAGGATCGGGGCAACGGGATCAAGCTGTTCGCCACCCAGGCCTGGTACGTGCGCGACGCGCAAGGGCATCTGAGCGCCTTCCTGCTCAAGGGCGACGCACAGGCCCACGCCGCGGCGAAAGGGGGCGACGTGCTCGATTTCGCCGCCGCGCGGAGCGGCCACGCGCGGCTCTCGGCCCGATGA
- a CDS encoding ABC superfamily transporter membrane protein (Evidence 2b : Function from indirect experimental evidences (e.g. phenotypes); Product type t : transporter) codes for MNPLMSPSVSASGIETAAPVRVPRGRPVRFARPSTLGRLALRGVALALSLLAWHLAASSRLDLGLVTFRNVPTPAAAAQAAWALVHAPALPTHLGASLARVLSGFLAALGVGVALGLAIGRSRLARDLLLPPLEVLRPIPAVAWIPLAILMFPSSEVSMAFITFTGALFPILLNTVHGVESVHPRLVAAARSLGAGDAAILREVILPGAAPSIVTGAAIGMGTAWFCLVTAEMISGQYGIGYFTWESYTLQNYDDIVVGMLLIGLLGMGSSLVVRWLGDRATPWVGAGGQR; via the coding sequence ATGAACCCCTTGATGAGCCCGTCGGTGAGCGCCTCCGGAATCGAGACGGCCGCCCCGGTCCGCGTGCCGCGCGGGCGGCCGGTCCGGTTTGCGCGACCATCGACGCTCGGGCGCTTGGCGCTGCGCGGCGTCGCCCTGGCCCTGAGCCTGCTCGCTTGGCACCTCGCGGCGAGCAGCCGGCTCGATCTCGGCCTCGTCACCTTCCGCAACGTGCCGACTCCGGCGGCCGCCGCGCAGGCGGCCTGGGCGCTGGTCCACGCCCCCGCGCTGCCGACCCATCTGGGCGCCAGCCTCGCCCGGGTGCTGTCGGGCTTCCTCGCCGCTTTGGGCGTGGGCGTCGCCCTCGGCCTCGCCATCGGCCGGTCGCGGCTCGCCCGCGACCTGCTGCTGCCGCCGCTCGAAGTGCTGCGCCCGATCCCGGCGGTGGCCTGGATCCCGCTGGCGATCCTGATGTTCCCGTCCTCCGAGGTCTCGATGGCCTTCATCACCTTCACGGGCGCGCTGTTCCCGATCCTGCTCAACACCGTGCACGGGGTGGAATCGGTGCATCCCCGGCTTGTCGCCGCCGCCCGCAGCCTCGGCGCGGGCGATGCCGCGATCCTGCGCGAGGTGATCTTGCCGGGCGCCGCGCCCAGCATCGTGACGGGGGCGGCGATCGGCATGGGCACGGCGTGGTTCTGCCTCGTGACCGCCGAGATGATCTCCGGCCAGTACGGGATTGGCTACTTCACCTGGGAATCCTATACACTGCAGAACTACGACGACATCGTCGTCGGCATGCTGCTGATCGGCCTCCTCGGGATGGGATCCAGCCTCGTCGTGCGCTGGCTCGGCGACCGGGCGACACCCTGGGTCGGCGCGGGAGGCCAGCGATGA
- the ssuB gene encoding ATP-binding component of ABC superfamily; putative alkanesulfonate transporter subunit (Evidence 2b : Function from indirect experimental evidences (e.g. phenotypes); Product type t : transporter): MSAGMAPVQAGPLTGTDPLADTDPFADGHVAIRDGAIRLGRGDAAFDVVENISFDIPGRQFVCILGPSGCGKSTLLGAVAGHLALSRGSVSLDGRAIAGPHPDRGIVFQQHTLFPWLSVIDNVAFGMKMKGVGRSERRERARALLAQVGLSDFAERYPAELSGGMQQRVEIARALINRPRVLLMDEPFGALDAQTRLTMQELLLDIWTRHRTTILFVTHDIDEALFLADRLVVMTPRPGRILDDIPLDFGRPRDRGLITDPRFTAIKQRCLALLHSDPGHVPLARLSPIGVPA, translated from the coding sequence ATGAGCGCGGGAATGGCACCGGTCCAGGCCGGCCCTCTCACCGGCACCGATCCTCTTGCCGACACCGATCCCTTTGCCGACGGTCACGTCGCCATCCGGGATGGGGCGATCCGGCTCGGTCGGGGCGATGCGGCGTTCGACGTGGTCGAGAACATCAGCTTCGACATCCCAGGCCGCCAGTTCGTCTGCATCCTCGGGCCCTCGGGCTGCGGAAAGTCGACCCTGCTCGGGGCGGTGGCCGGGCACCTCGCCCTGTCGCGCGGCAGCGTCAGCCTCGACGGGCGGGCGATCGCCGGGCCGCATCCCGACCGCGGCATCGTCTTCCAGCAGCACACCCTGTTCCCCTGGCTCAGCGTGATCGACAACGTCGCCTTCGGCATGAAGATGAAGGGCGTCGGCCGCAGCGAGCGCCGGGAACGGGCCCGGGCGCTGCTGGCGCAGGTCGGGCTGTCCGACTTCGCCGAGCGCTATCCGGCCGAATTGTCGGGGGGCATGCAGCAGCGGGTGGAGATCGCCCGCGCGCTGATCAACCGGCCTCGGGTCCTGCTGATGGACGAGCCGTTCGGGGCACTCGATGCGCAGACGCGGCTGACGATGCAGGAACTGCTGCTCGACATCTGGACGCGCCACCGCACCACGATCCTGTTCGTGACGCACGACATCGACGAGGCCCTGTTCCTGGCGGATCGGCTCGTCGTGATGACGCCGCGGCCGGGGCGCATCCTCGACGACATTCCCCTTGATTTCGGGCGCCCGCGGGACCGCGGCCTGATCACCGATCCGCGCTTCACGGCGATCAAGCAGCGCTGCCTCGCGCTCCTTCACAGCGATCCCGGCCATGTGCCGCTCGCCCGCTTGAGCCCGATCGGAGTTCCGGCATGA
- the nahD gene encoding 2-hydroxychromene-2-carboxylate isomerase (HCCA isomerase) (Evidence 2b : Function from indirect experimental evidences (e.g. phenotypes); Product type e : enzyme) — protein sequence MTSNAPSSPTIAYYFSFLSLWSYVGSRAFRDLAERNGARIVYKPVDLMAVFAAGGGKPVKERPLQRQAYRLVEMQRWRRIRGIPLVLHPKFYPADPSLAHRVLLAALDEGSAVADFVHAGLSAVWADERDIADPGTIIRLADAAGLDGKRLLARADEPAFREAEAALTREAIGRQVFGAPFYVYRDEPFWGQDRLDLLEAAISGSDAPIPLPDLSASG from the coding sequence ATGACCTCGAATGCCCCCTCGTCGCCGACCATCGCGTACTATTTCAGCTTCCTCTCGCTGTGGTCCTATGTCGGCAGTCGCGCCTTCCGCGACCTCGCCGAACGGAACGGCGCGCGGATCGTCTACAAGCCGGTCGATCTGATGGCAGTCTTCGCCGCCGGCGGCGGCAAGCCCGTCAAGGAGAGGCCCCTGCAGCGGCAGGCCTACCGCCTCGTCGAAATGCAGCGCTGGCGCCGCATCCGCGGCATCCCGCTGGTGCTGCACCCGAAATTCTACCCGGCCGACCCCTCCCTCGCCCACCGGGTCCTGCTGGCCGCCCTCGACGAGGGCAGCGCGGTCGCCGACTTCGTCCATGCCGGCCTCAGCGCCGTCTGGGCGGACGAACGCGACATCGCCGATCCCGGCACGATCATCCGGCTCGCCGATGCGGCCGGGCTCGACGGGAAACGCCTGCTCGCCCGAGCCGACGAGCCGGCGTTCCGCGAGGCCGAGGCGGCTCTGACCCGCGAGGCGATCGGGCGGCAGGTGTTCGGGGCGCCGTTCTATGTCTACCGCGATGAGCCGTTCTGGGGTCAGGACCGGCTCGACCTGCTGGAGGCGGCGATCTCGGGCTCGGACGCGCCGATCCCGCTGCCGGACCTCTCCGCTTCCGGCTGA
- the ygfU gene encoding transporter (Evidence 2b : Function from indirect experimental evidences (e.g. phenotypes); Product type t : transporter), translating to MRPVDPLPGGPPRDGVDAVPPAPRLFVLGLQHVLVMYANAIAVPLIVGGALHLPKDQIALLINADLFACGIATLIQTVGIGPFGIRLPVIMGVTAVAIQPLLAIAAIPGVGLTGIYGAVIVGGLYGLLVTPFIGQVMRFFPPVVTGTILLMIGIALTRVAVGWAGGGAGTAAFGAPGTVAVAAGVLAATLLIARFGPGFVGRVAVLLGIGLGYAVTLALGWTSFEGLGAEPWLRVVLPLQFGLPTFHLVPCLILCLVMTIVFIEATGMFLALGVMTGRKIGTEDIRRGLRADALGTLIGGLLNTFPYLSYSQNVGLVGLTGVHSRWVCAAAGGIMLVLGLVPKVAYLAASIPQPVLGGAALVMFGMVAATGIRILAQVDYARAGSRDALIIAASLGIGLIPIVQPLFFRAVPDAFGPIVKDPILLTAIAAILLNALLGQSRAQPEAERSGSGIGASEPEIAASSRSSRS from the coding sequence ATGAGGCCGGTCGATCCCCTTCCCGGCGGCCCGCCGCGCGACGGCGTCGATGCGGTGCCGCCCGCGCCGCGCCTGTTCGTGCTCGGTTTGCAGCACGTGCTCGTCATGTACGCCAACGCCATCGCCGTGCCGCTGATCGTCGGCGGGGCGCTGCACCTGCCGAAGGACCAGATCGCGCTCCTCATCAACGCCGACTTGTTCGCCTGCGGCATCGCCACGCTGATCCAGACGGTGGGCATCGGCCCGTTCGGCATCCGGCTTCCCGTCATCATGGGCGTGACCGCGGTGGCGATCCAGCCGCTGCTCGCCATCGCGGCGATACCCGGCGTCGGCCTCACCGGCATCTACGGCGCGGTGATCGTCGGCGGCCTCTACGGGCTCCTTGTCACGCCCTTCATCGGCCAGGTGATGCGGTTCTTCCCACCGGTCGTGACCGGCACGATCCTCCTGATGATCGGCATCGCGCTCACCCGCGTCGCCGTCGGCTGGGCGGGCGGGGGTGCGGGCACCGCCGCGTTCGGTGCGCCCGGCACGGTCGCGGTGGCGGCGGGCGTGCTCGCCGCGACCCTGCTCATTGCCCGGTTCGGTCCGGGCTTCGTCGGGCGCGTCGCCGTGCTCCTCGGGATCGGGCTCGGATACGCCGTCACCCTGGCACTCGGCTGGACGAGCTTCGAGGGCCTGGGCGCCGAACCGTGGCTGCGGGTGGTGCTGCCCCTGCAGTTCGGGCTGCCGACCTTCCACCTCGTGCCCTGCCTGATCCTGTGCCTCGTGATGACGATCGTCTTCATCGAGGCGACCGGGATGTTCCTGGCGCTCGGCGTCATGACCGGGCGCAAGATCGGGACCGAGGACATCCGCCGGGGCCTGCGCGCCGACGCGCTCGGCACGCTGATCGGCGGCCTGCTCAACACGTTTCCCTACCTGTCCTATTCGCAGAATGTCGGCCTCGTCGGACTCACCGGCGTGCACAGCCGCTGGGTCTGCGCGGCCGCCGGCGGGATCATGCTGGTGCTCGGCCTCGTGCCCAAGGTCGCCTATCTGGCGGCCTCGATCCCGCAGCCGGTGCTCGGCGGGGCGGCGCTGGTGATGTTCGGCATGGTGGCAGCCACCGGCATCCGCATCCTGGCCCAGGTCGATTACGCCCGCGCGGGCAGCCGCGACGCGCTGATCATCGCCGCCTCGTTGGGGATCGGCCTGATCCCGATCGTGCAGCCGCTCTTCTTCCGCGCCGTGCCCGACGCGTTCGGGCCGATCGTGAAGGATCCGATCCTGCTCACCGCGATCGCGGCCATCCTGCTCAACGCCCTGCTCGGGCAGAGCCGGGCTCAGCCGGAAGCGGAGAGGTCCGGCAGCGGGATCGGCGCGTCCGAGCCCGAGATCGCCGCCTCCAGCAGGTCGAGCCGGTCCTGA